One part of the Humulus lupulus chromosome 9, drHumLupu1.1, whole genome shotgun sequence genome encodes these proteins:
- the LOC133800180 gene encoding ATP-dependent 6-phosphofructokinase 5, chloroplastic-like yields MLFVLGGNGTHAGANVIHKECCGRGVKVAVVGVPKTIDNDILLMDKTFGFDTAVEEAQRAINSAYIEAHSAYHGIGIVKLMGSSSGFIAMHASLASGQIDICLIPEVPFHLHGPHGVLRHLKYLIETKGSAVVCVAEGAGQVSHSITLVFH; encoded by the exons ATGCTTTTTGTGCTAGGTGGGAACGGAACTCATGCTGGGGCAAATGTAATTCACAAAGAG TGCTGTGGAAGAGGGGTAAAGGTGGCTGTTGTTGGGGTCCCCAAAACTATAGACAATGATATTTTGCTGATGGACAAAACTTTTGGGTTTGACACTGCTGTTGAGGAAGCACAACGAGCCATTAATTCAGCTTACATTGAG GCACATAGTGCATACCATGGTATAGGAATTGTAAAGTTGATGGGTAGTAGCAGTGGATTTATTGCTATGCATGCATCCCTGGCTAGTGGACAAATCGATATATGCTTGATACCAGAG GTACCTTTCCATTTACATGGTCCTCATGGTGTTTTGCGGCATCTGAAATACCTCATTGAGACAAAAGGATCAGCAGTGGTGTGTGTTGCTGAGGGAGCAGGGCAAGTTAGTCATAGTATAACATTAGTTTTTCACTAG